Proteins from a single region of Abyssalbus ytuae:
- a CDS encoding HTTM domain-containing protein → MIKFFKHHTLHPLHILPLAIYRMAFGFLMFFSQIRFIYKGWVEDCYLNPEFHFTYTGFEWIKPFESPALMYGMVILCACMALFIALGFLYRISTILFFISFTYLELIEKAWYLNHYYFVSLVAFLLCLVPANANFSLDARLFPAIKKELIPSWGINIFKLQISIVYFFAGLAKIKTDWLLHALPLKIWLKTKADIPVIGHLLQYDITAYFFSWFGLVYDLSVAFFLWNKKTRPYALIAVLLFHSMTALLFNIGMFPWVMIMGSLIFVTKDEWNNILQKFNLKIKPATYQPVNSISAWKTFILSAFFIIQLYLPLRHYFYNENMMWTERFFRFGWNVMLMEKNGFCEFTVVNAENGKKWKEYPSTFLTTIQEKQMSFQPDMIWQYAHYLKEKYNKEGIKNCKVYVLSRVSLNGRPSQLFINPETDIASLKNVNEIYDEVTEMKN, encoded by the coding sequence GTGATTAAGTTTTTCAAACATCATACCTTACATCCTTTACATATATTACCCCTGGCCATCTATAGGATGGCTTTTGGTTTTTTAATGTTTTTCTCTCAGATAAGGTTCATTTATAAAGGCTGGGTTGAAGATTGCTATCTGAATCCGGAATTTCATTTTACCTACACCGGCTTTGAGTGGATAAAGCCGTTTGAAAGTCCTGCACTTATGTATGGCATGGTTATACTTTGTGCATGTATGGCCCTGTTTATAGCCTTAGGGTTTTTATACCGTATCAGTACCATACTGTTTTTTATTTCTTTTACTTACCTGGAATTAATTGAGAAAGCCTGGTACCTTAACCACTACTATTTTGTTTCGCTTGTTGCTTTTTTATTATGCCTGGTACCTGCAAATGCCAACTTTTCTTTAGATGCCAGATTATTTCCTGCAATAAAAAAAGAGCTTATTCCGTCATGGGGGATCAATATTTTTAAATTGCAAATAAGCATTGTTTATTTTTTTGCAGGCCTGGCAAAAATTAAAACCGACTGGCTTTTACATGCTTTGCCATTAAAAATATGGTTAAAAACAAAAGCTGATATTCCTGTGATCGGCCATTTGCTTCAATACGACATTACTGCCTATTTTTTTAGCTGGTTCGGGTTGGTATATGATTTGTCTGTTGCTTTCTTTTTATGGAACAAAAAAACGCGTCCGTATGCCCTGATAGCTGTGCTGCTTTTTCATTCTATGACTGCCCTTTTATTTAATATAGGCATGTTTCCGTGGGTAATGATTATGGGCTCGCTTATTTTTGTGACGAAAGATGAATGGAATAATATTTTACAAAAATTCAATTTAAAAATTAAGCCCGCTACTTATCAACCGGTAAATTCCATATCTGCATGGAAGACCTTTATTTTATCAGCGTTTTTTATTATTCAGCTTTATTTGCCTCTCCGGCATTATTTTTATAATGAAAATATGATGTGGACCGAACGTTTTTTCCGGTTCGGGTGGAATGTAATGCTTATGGAAAAAAATGGATTTTGTGAATTTACCGTTGTAAACGCCGAAAATGGAAAAAAATGGAAAGAATATCCTTCAACTTTCTTAACCACCATACAGGAAAAACAAATGAGCTTTCAGCCTGATATGATATGGCAATATGCTCATTATCTCAAAGAAAAATACAATAAAGAGGGTATTAAAAATTGTAAGGTGTATGTACTGTCCCGGGTATCGCTAAACGGGAGGCCATCCCAATTATTTATTAATCCCGAAACCGATATTGCTTCATTGAAAAATGTAAATGAAATTTATGATGAAGTTACAGAGATGAAAAACTAA
- a CDS encoding FMN-binding protein, translated as MNYKILTVLFISVLSFTSLTFIPDKIKKKVVKEVSDVFETEEFQLIPVEVTDEINSTLPLKITGENFFKLTSDNNLLGYVFIDDAPSKTARFDYMVIFDAALIIKRTKVLVYREEYGGEIGSKRWLRQFEGKTKADSLNNVMAISGATISVNSMTNAVNDLLKTVNILYEHKIVE; from the coding sequence ATGAACTACAAAATACTAACAGTACTATTTATTTCAGTATTAAGTTTTACTTCTTTAACCTTTATTCCCGATAAAATAAAAAAGAAAGTAGTAAAGGAAGTTTCGGATGTTTTTGAAACGGAAGAATTTCAGCTTATACCGGTAGAAGTTACAGATGAAATAAACAGTACCCTGCCTTTAAAAATTACAGGAGAAAATTTTTTCAAACTAACTTCGGATAACAACCTCTTGGGGTATGTTTTTATAGATGATGCACCAAGTAAAACAGCACGGTTTGATTATATGGTTATTTTTGATGCCGCTTTGATTATTAAAAGAACCAAAGTATTGGTTTACCGGGAAGAATACGGGGGTGAGATTGGCAGTAAGCGGTGGTTAAGGCAATTTGAAGGAAAAACAAAAGCTGACAGTCTAAATAATGTAATGGCTATTTCCGGCGCAACTATTTCTGTTAACTCTATGACAAATGCTGTGAACGATCTTTTAAAAACCGTTAATATACTTTACGAACATAAAATTGTGGAATGA